The genome window GATTCAGGTTTGTTGATGATGAAATCCTGGTTGGGAGATCCATCATCGGTATAACGCCAGTTGAAGAAGAGAGCATCGGCGAGACCGTTCTTGTCGGTGACTTTGAGGAACTGCGCAGGGATGATCTGATCCGTGTCGATGTCGTTGACAGGGAGTGGAATTGCGCGGGAGGTTAGGGAGGTGAATTGAGCCATGATTAGGTTCCAAGTCTCAAGTATCAGGTTTCAGGTCGATGAAAACGATATTTGATAATAGATCTTCGAGTATCGAATTATCGAGTATCGAGCACCGTGCGCGGGTCGGTGACAACGCCGTTCAGCGCGGTGGCTGCGGCAGTGACTGGGCTGGCGAGGAAGGTGCGACCGCCTTTGCCCTGACGGCCTTCGAAGTTGCGGTTGCTGGTGGAGACGGCGTATTGACCGGGCTGAAGTTGATCGCCATTCATCGCGATACACATCGAGCAGCCCGCTTCGCGCCATTCGGCTCCGGCTTCCTTGAAGACTTTGTCGAGACCTTCCTGTTCGGCTTGCTTCTTGACATCCTGCGAGCCGGGAACGACCATCACTCGCGTACCATGGGCAATCTTGCGTCCTTTCAACATTCCGGCCGCGAGGCGAAGGTCGGAGATACGTGAGTTGGTGCAGGAACCGATAAAAACGACATCCACTTTTTGACCGAGCAGGGATTGACCAGGCTGCAACCCCATGTAGGTCATGGCTTTTTCGAAGGCGGCTTTCTGTGAGGCTTCGGTAAAAGCGTCAACGGTGGGAATGCGGTCTGTGATTCTCATGCCCATGCCGGGATTCGTGCCGTACGTGATCATCGGTTCGAGGTCGGCGGCGTTGAGCGTGATGGACTTGTCGTAGGTTGCGCCTTCATCGGAGGGAAGTGTGTGCCACTTGGCGACGGCTTTATCCCATGCTTCGCCCTGCGGAACGAACTCGCGTCCGTGCAGGTATTCAAAGGTGTTGTCATCAGGAGCAATCATGCCTGCGCGCGCGCCGCCTTCAATGGACATATTGCAGATGGTCATGCGCTGTTCCATCGTCAGCGCGCGGATCGCTTCGCCGGTGTATTCGAAGACATGACCCGTTCCCCCACCAACGCCGATACGGGCAATGAGCGCGAGGATGATGTCCTTGGCAGAAACGCCGTAACCGAGCCTGCCATCCACGCGGACTTCATAAGTCCTGGGTTTCTTTTGAAGCAAACATTGAGTCGCGAGTACATGCTCCACTTCGGACGTGCCGATGCCAAAGGCTAAAGCTCCAAACGCGCCGTGTGTGGCGGTGTGACTGTCACCACAGACGATGGTCATGCCGGGTTGGGTGCGCCCGAGTTCCGGTCCGATGACGTGGACGATGCCACGATGCGGACTCTCCATGCCGTGCAGGGTGATGCCGAATTCAGCGGCGTTGGTTTCCATCTGTTTGATCTGTGCCGCAGCCATTGCATCGGCAATCGGAACGTCAATGGGCGTGGTGGGAATGGAATGATCCATCGTCGCCAGCGTTTTATTGGGGCGGCGGACCTTCAACCCGCGCTGGCGCAGGCCCGTGAAGGCTTGCGGGGAGGTCACTTCATGGACGAGATGCAGGTCAATGTAAAGAACAGCAGGCGCACTTTCCTGTTCGGTGACGACATGCGTGTCCCAAATCTTTTGAAAGAGTGTCTTTGGCATATAGTTATATTCTCGGCTTGGTTTTTACGAATTACAGATTACGCAATACGTGATGTGTGATGCGTAATCCGCAAAGGGCGGCAGGCTAGCAGGAAGAATTTTCCGGGGAGGCATCAGATTCAGAGGCAGAAGCAGGTTGCGGGTTGGAGAGAAGCGTGCTCAAGTCCCAGCCAGCTGGAATGGTCTGTGGTTCGGGGAACGGGTCAAACCAGTGCGTCTCAACGACGTCGCGTTCTTCTTGTGTGTTCATGGCAATTTCTCCTATTCAACATGTCATTGCGAGGAGCGGCGCCTCGCAACGATATACTATCCAAGCATCACACCAAAATCATTCACCACACGCTCATGTGTTTCCGTCTGTGCGATGATGAGCTTGTTCAGCGCATTGATGT of Anaerolineales bacterium contains these proteins:
- the leuC gene encoding 3-isopropylmalate dehydratase large subunit, which gives rise to MPKTLFQKIWDTHVVTEQESAPAVLYIDLHLVHEVTSPQAFTGLRQRGLKVRRPNKTLATMDHSIPTTPIDVPIADAMAAAQIKQMETNAAEFGITLHGMESPHRGIVHVIGPELGRTQPGMTIVCGDSHTATHGAFGALAFGIGTSEVEHVLATQCLLQKKPRTYEVRVDGRLGYGVSAKDIILALIARIGVGGGTGHVFEYTGEAIRALTMEQRMTICNMSIEGGARAGMIAPDDNTFEYLHGREFVPQGEAWDKAVAKWHTLPSDEGATYDKSITLNAADLEPMITYGTNPGMGMRITDRIPTVDAFTEASQKAAFEKAMTYMGLQPGQSLLGQKVDVVFIGSCTNSRISDLRLAAGMLKGRKIAHGTRVMVVPGSQDVKKQAEQEGLDKVFKEAGAEWREAGCSMCIAMNGDQLQPGQYAVSTSNRNFEGRQGKGGRTFLASPVTAAATALNGVVTDPRTVLDTR